Genomic window (bacterium):
CCGACGAGCACTTGTCGTTTTCGATGTACTGGTACAGGTAGCGCGGTGCAGCGCCGTTTCTCTTCGGGTTGTCTTCTTCCGCCGGTCGGCGACTCAGAACGCTGTAACCACGGGCGCCGATGCTCACGAGGTTGAGAGAATCTTCGAGGCCTGCTTGCAGTTCGAGGGCCACTTCCTGGCACGAGTCTTCCGGCACGATCACCGCGACGTCGGTCAGTTCGTCGGCGTAAATTCCCGTGGCGCCGAGCGCGCTGCAGGAGGCGACGTCGTTGTCGTTGTACCACTTGGAGAAGACGTCCAACGGACTTCCGTCGTGGAGTACGTAGCGGCTGTCTTCGATGACGAGCTTTCCGTCGTCGCTGATTCGGGCGAGAACGAAGCTCGCCGAAGCCTTGCCAAGGTCACAACCGGCAATTCGTGTACTCATCCTATTTTGTCTCCTTGGTTTCAGCAGCGAACTGCCGAGAAGAATCGAGAATGTCGTCCGATAGTTCGGAATCCAGGGCGGCCCGCGCGAGTACGAGACTGCCGACGCATAGCGCCAGCGTTCCGACCGCACGCGTGTGCGCATCTTCGTCTTGTGAGTCGGAGAGTTCTTTTTCGAAGCTCGCGATGGTCTCGCGCAGTTCTTCGTCGTAAGCCCGGCGTAGAGACTCCGGAGCTCGCGCGACCTCGGCGCTGGTGGAGGGCAGGGGGCAGCCCACTCCGGGGTTGTCGCGATGCGCTCGACTCAGGTAGACGCTCAGCATGCTCTCGCGTCGTTCGGCTCTGGACGCGGCGTCTGGAACCCGGAGTCGGTTTCGCCCGATAGCCATCGCAGACTTCAGCGCCTCGCCGAGCAGTTCTTCCTTGGAGTCGAAGTGGCCGTAGAAGCCGCCGTGCGTCAGTCCGGCTTCTTCCATGATCCGCTGGACACCCGCGCCGCTGAGTCCTTCTTCCCGGATCTGGCGGGCGGCTGCAGCCACGATGCGGCTATGCGCCTCGGCTTTCTGTTCAGCTCTGCTCACGCTTGCGGCCTCCTTTTCGGGACTTTTTGCACCATACCCTTTCATATGATGATTGTCATGTGGAATTCCGCAAGCCGTCTGGCCTGCGGGGGCGACCGTTCCGGGGCGCTTCCCGGATCCCGGACCCCGGGCGGGCAGCAGAGGACGGGCAGCAGAGGGACGGCGGCGAAGAGTCTGGGGAGAGCCCGGACGCGGGCGCCCGCCGGACTACAGCTCGGGAACGAAGATGTGGAGGAGGAAGAGGAGGACGGGGATGAAGACGAAGAGCAGCAGCAAGGTCACCATCCCTCGGAGAGAGATCTCTTGCCCCGTCTGCTCGGGAGCCGTGGACTCAACCGGGTTTCCGCATTCCGGACAGGTCCAGTCGTCAGTTGGCACTCTGCTGCCGCAATCCGAACACGTTGTCCCCGCCATACCCGCTCGGTCCTCTTCCTCTACTTCGCGTTGCAAATTTCTGGTCGGCGAGGATCCCGAAAGCTCAAGGGCCGGTGAAGTTCTTGCCCATCTTCGGCAGTTCCTCGTAGCTTGCCTTCGGGTTGTAATCGCTCGCGCCTTCTTCCGCCCAGCGGGAGAGTTCGGCTCGACCCACGACGAACCAGTGCACCTCGTCGGGACCGTCGGCCAGGCGCAGTGTGCGCTGTCCCGTGTACAGGTCGGCGAGTGGGGTCCACTGCGAAACACCGGTCGCTCCGTGGAGCTGGATGGCCTCGTCGATGATGGCGCAGACCCGCACCGGAACCATCGCCTTGATCGCGCTCACCCAGGTGCGCGCTTCGGCATTGCCTAGCACGTCCATGGCCTTCGCGGCCTTGAGCACCATCATGCGCATGGCTTCGATTTCGATTCGCGCCTTGGCGACGACCTCGGTGGTCTTGCCGAGATTGGCGATGCGCTTGCCGAAGGCTTCACGATTCAGGGCGCGCTTCGCCATCATCTCGATGGCTCGTTCGGCGGCGCCGATCGAGCGCATGCAGTGATGGATGCGGCCGGGACCCAGGCGCACCTGGGAAATCTCGAAGCCACGTCCGACGCCGAGCAAGAGATTGTCCTTCGGGACACGGCAGTCGTTGAAGCGAATATGCATGTGACCGTGCGGTGCGTCGTCCTTGCCGAATACGTGCATTGGCCCCAGGATCTCGAAGCCGGGCGCATCGGTCGGAACCAGGATCTGCGATTGCTTCAGATGGGGGGCTGCGTCCGGGTCGGTCTGCACCATCACGATCATGATCTTGCAGCGCGGGTCTCCGGCGCCCGAGATGTAGTACTTCTCGCCGTTGATCACCCACTCGTCACCGACGAGCACCGCCTGGCAGGCGATGTTCTTCGCATCCGATGACGCGAGGTCGGGCTCGGTCATGGCATACGCGGAGCGGATCTCGCCGGCGAGCAGTGGCTTGAGCCAGCGTTCCTTCTGCGCCGGAGTACCGACCCGCTCCAGAACTTCCATATTGCCCGTGTCGGGTGCGGAGCAGTTGAGACACTCCGGTGCGAGCGGGTTCTTGCCCAGTTCGGCGGCGATGTAGGCGTAGTCGAGATTCTTCAGACCCTGTCCCGTGTCATCGTCGGGCAGGAAGAAATTCCACAGACCCTCCGCCTTGGCCTTCGCCTTGACGCTCTCCAGTAGTTCGAGCTGTCCGGGTGCCCATGACCAGGGTTCGGCTCTGCCTTCGCCGAGTTGATAGAACTCCAGCGTGATCGGCTCGACTTCCTCTTTGACGAAGGCTTTGACCTTCTCGAAAAGGGACCTCGCGCCTTCCGACATCCTCAGATCGAATAATTCCTCGCGGTTCTCGAGACCGGACATTTGATTCTCCTCGTCTGTCAGGGCGCTCAGTGTCGGGGCGCTCAGTGTACCGCTTCGCTACGCACCGCGGTGAGTGTGCGGGCTAGCTCAGGACCGGCTTCTCTTCGAGTTGTACGCGAGCTGATTCAAGAAAGCGACTCAGCATATTGAAATACGAGCAGCACAGGATCAGTTCCATCGCCTGGCGGTTCCCGTAGCGTTCGATGATTTCCGCCAGGGCCTGGTCGCTGAGTCTCACATCCAGGCTGATTTCATCCGCGACGCGACAGAGCAGGTTTCCCTCTTCGTCCAGCCCCTTGACCGGGCCATCGACGGCGATCTTCTCGATCTCTTCGTCGCTGACACCGACCCCTTTCGCAACGGCCACGTGCTGCACCCACTCGTACTCCGCCCGCGTTGCATGAGCCACCCGAAGGACCGCGATCTCGCGCTTTCGGGCATCGAACTCGCTCTTGATCAGAATGGAAAGAGCCAGATCGATCAGCGGCTGAAAGCTCTCGGGTGCACGAGCCATCATGCGAAAGACGTTCAAGGGGGGCAGGGCTTTCAAGGTGTTCTGGATCTCGGGTGTGAGTTCCTCGTCGCTCGGAAGCGAAAACCCCGCTCCGTTCTGCTCGCTATTGTCGCTCATTGGATCTCCTGTCTGGAGCGTTTCCGGTGCGCATTCCTCGCCTCACAAGCGGCGTCTTGCATCAGAACGAGTGCGCGGCCTTGACGAGATTGCGCATCAGTCGAATTGCCTCATCGTGGGGAACGCGACCGCACCCACATGAGGATGAAACCAGAAGGCGTTCATCCGGGATCAGTTCGCGTAGTGCGGAAATGCGATCGGCCAGTACCTCACTGCTTTCGGGCGTCGATTTCACGTCGGCGATCCCCGCGATCACCTGCATCGATTCCGGAATATCCGCAAGAAGACTTCGTTCCT
Coding sequences:
- a CDS encoding TetR/AcrR family transcriptional regulator, translating into MSRAEQKAEAHSRIVAAAARQIREEGLSGAGVQRIMEEAGLTHGGFYGHFDSKEELLGEALKSAMAIGRNRLRVPDAASRAERRESMLSVYLSRAHRDNPGVGCPLPSTSAEVARAPESLRRAYDEELRETIASFEKELSDSQDEDAHTRAVGTLALCVGSLVLARAALDSELSDDILDSSRQFAAETKETK
- a CDS encoding acyl-CoA dehydrogenase; its protein translation is MSGLENREELFDLRMSEGARSLFEKVKAFVKEEVEPITLEFYQLGEGRAEPWSWAPGQLELLESVKAKAKAEGLWNFFLPDDDTGQGLKNLDYAYIAAELGKNPLAPECLNCSAPDTGNMEVLERVGTPAQKERWLKPLLAGEIRSAYAMTEPDLASSDAKNIACQAVLVGDEWVINGEKYYISGAGDPRCKIMIVMVQTDPDAAPHLKQSQILVPTDAPGFEILGPMHVFGKDDAPHGHMHIRFNDCRVPKDNLLLGVGRGFEISQVRLGPGRIHHCMRSIGAAERAIEMMAKRALNREAFGKRIANLGKTTEVVAKARIEIEAMRMMVLKAAKAMDVLGNAEARTWVSAIKAMVPVRVCAIIDEAIQLHGATGVSQWTPLADLYTGQRTLRLADGPDEVHWFVVGRAELSRWAEEGASDYNPKASYEELPKMGKNFTGP
- a CDS encoding carboxymuconolactone decarboxylase family protein, which translates into the protein MSDNSEQNGAGFSLPSDEELTPEIQNTLKALPPLNVFRMMARAPESFQPLIDLALSILIKSEFDARKREIAVLRVAHATRAEYEWVQHVAVAKGVGVSDEEIEKIAVDGPVKGLDEEGNLLCRVADEISLDVRLSDQALAEIIERYGNRQAMELILCCSYFNMLSRFLESARVQLEEKPVLS